A single region of the Eleginops maclovinus isolate JMC-PN-2008 ecotype Puerto Natales chromosome 4, JC_Emac_rtc_rv5, whole genome shotgun sequence genome encodes:
- the LOC134862607 gene encoding uncharacterized protein LOC134862607, with the protein MGVKALESHAKSAKHISSMKVKDQTPSVAGVFQPANVSQLADNVSEVAGNVNQPAANVTATALPATSATPVSVDLRTAFGSTPTMKAEVLWTLNTVAKHQSYNSNENVSDLFKFMFPDSDIATTFTCGPDKTAYIAKFGLAVFIKEELVSKVNKSPFVLMFDESLNETTKNKQLDVHVRFWDEGQVQSRYLGSRFMGHSTAQDLLSHLKECMDKLNLKDLVSISMDGPSVNWKLFELFQKDQAEQYGGLQLICVGSCGLHTLHNAFKCGFTAWLLDKLLRAMHTLFNNVPARREDYVTVTKSSVFPLSFCAHRWVENLPVVERALVVWPSLLLYMEAVKTKKLPNPGTGSYDTVAAAIKDPLILAKFHFYAALARTFTPFLTKYQTDEPVLPFLSKDLTELMISLLRRFIKREVLNDITALQLTKLDVRDKTIWLSPQNISIGLGDVILQQFDSLLSLESRSEDFLYFAPMQKRLDIFLSSAMEPYPELWAFCKKLLILSHGQATVERGFSINKEVESDNLHEDTVVTRRLVCDYIIQHGGVTKVPLSKPLLTSVARARTRYRIHLENERKKREAKDQALKRKEAEDCLQELKVKRIRVKEVSEGLARDADRLAEQAEAKAGSKMADLISRSNLLRRGHKEKLAELALLDKEIAAKSEELRS; encoded by the exons ATGGGCGTGAAGGCTCTAGAGTCTCATGCTAAATCAGCCAAGCACATCAGTTCCATGAAGGTGAAGGATCAAACTCCCTCCGTCGCCGGGGTGTTTCAgcctgctaatgttagccagctagctgatAATGTGTCTGAAGTAGCAGGTAACGTGAACCAGCCAGCTGCTAACGTTACTGCTACAGCCCTTCCAGCTACTAGCGCAACGCCCGTTAGTGTGGATCTGCGCACAGCCTTTGGGTccacaccaacaatgaaagcaGAGGTGTTGTGGACTCTCAACACAGTCGCCAAACATCAGTCCTACAATTCAAATGAGAACGTTTCCGATCTTTTCAAATTTATGTTCCCGGATTCAGACATAGCTACCACTTTCACGTGTGGTCCCGACAAAACGGCGTACATAGCCAAATTCGGTTTAGCGGTGTTCATCAAAGAGGAACTGGTGTCCAAAGTCAACAAATCGCCGTTCGTTCTGATGTTCGATGAGAGCCTCAACGagactacaaaaaataaacagctggaTGTGCATGTCCGCTTCTGGGACGAGGGACAGGTTCAGTCCAGATATTTGGGCTCCCGGTTTATGGGACATTCCACTGCACAAGACCTGCTGTCACATCTCAAA GAATGTATGGACAAACTGAACCTCAAGGACTTGGTGTCCATTTCAATGGATGGGCCCAGTGTTAACTGGAAACTGTTCGAACTTTTCCAGAAAGATCAAGCTGAGCAGTACGGAG GTCTTCAGCTCATTTGTGTGGGGAGCTGTGGCCTACACACGCTACACAATGCTTTCAAGTGTGGGTTCACTGCATGGCTGCTGGACAAGTTGCTGAGAGCAATGCACACATTGTTTAACAATGTGCCTGCCAGGAGAGAGGATTACGTCACCGTAACCAAGTCCAGTGtgttccccctttctttctgtgcCCATCGTTGGGTAGAAAACCTTCCGGTTGTGGAGAGAGCCCTGGTAGTCTGGCCATCACTTCTTCTGTACATGgaagctgtgaaaacaaaaaaactcccTAACCCTGGAACAG GATCTTATGACACAGTTGCAGCAGCCATAAAGGATCCACTCATTCTGGCCAAATTTCACTTCTACGCAGCACTTGCCAGGACCTTCACGCCCTTCctaacaaaatatcaaacagacgAGCCGGTGCTCCCATTCCTCTCCAAGGACCTGACCGAATTGATGATA AGTCTACTCAGACGCTTCATAAAGAGAGAAGTTCTCAACGATATCACTGCCCTGCAGCTGACCAAACTGGATGTCAGAGACAAGACCATCTGGCTCAGCCCACAAAACATCAGCATTGGTCTAG GGGATGTCATACTGCAGCAGTTTGACAGTCTCCTGTCCTTGGAGAGCCGGAGTGAGGACTTCCTCTACTTTGCTCCCATGCAGAAGAGGCTGGACATCTTCCTGAGCAGTGCCATGGAGCCTTATCCAGAGCTGTGGGCCTTCTGCAAGAAGCTGCTCATCCTCTCCCACGGCCAAGCTACTGTTGAACGTGGATTCTCCATCAATAAAGAGGTGGAGTCAGATAATTTGCATGAGGACACTGTGGTCACACGGAGGCTGGTGTGTGACTACATTATACAACATGGAGGTGTTACCAAG GTTCCACTCAGTAAACCACTACTGACAAGTGTAGCAAGAGCAAGGACAAGGTATCGTATCCACCTTGAGaacgaaagaaagaagagggaggCAAAAGACCAGGCTCTCAAGAGGAAGGAGGCAGAGGActgtctgcaggagctgaaggtgaAGAGGATACGCGTAAAGGAGGTATCTGAGGGTCTGGCTAGGGATGCGGACAGGCTGGCTGAGCAGGCTGAAGCAAAGGCAGGGAGCAAAATGGCTGACCTGATCTCCAGGTCCAACCTCCTGCGGAGAGGCCATAAGGAGAAGTTGGCAGAACTGGCTCTCCTTGATAAAGAGATCGCTGCTAAAAGTGAAGAGCTTAGGAGTTGa